One Bacteroidetes Order II. bacterium genomic region harbors:
- a CDS encoding BlaI/MecI/CopY family transcriptional regulator: MRKPIDPLGATEMEVLQNVWELGEATVGQVHERILLQRKTAYTTIMTTMKNLARKGYLRYRAEGVTYIYSAIRTPEEVRGGMLENLLEKVFKGSSVALVQALVEQERLSESEKAEIRAMIAGMDEEPD; this comes from the coding sequence ATGAGAAAACCAATTGACCCTTTGGGTGCAACCGAGATGGAAGTGCTCCAAAATGTATGGGAGTTGGGCGAGGCAACCGTAGGCCAGGTACACGAACGCATCTTGCTTCAGCGTAAAACCGCCTATACCACCATCATGACCACCATGAAAAATCTAGCCCGAAAAGGATATTTGCGATACCGGGCGGAAGGTGTAACCTATATCTATTCTGCCATTAGAACCCCCGAAGAAGTGCGAGGCGGCATGTTAGAGAATTTATTGGAGAAGGTTTTTAAGGGTTCATCGGTGGCCTTGGTACAAGCGTTGGTGGAGCAAGAGCGCCTCAGCGAATCGGAAAAGGCCGAAATTCGTGCAATGATTGCAGGAATGGACGAAGAGCCAGATTAA
- a CDS encoding M56 family metallopeptidase, with protein METILEALQNLGARVFFAFWLPIGVWSAFAWIIDRALLRVHDPHHILALRLAIFWSLPFGLIWANWGWLPIWEVKASSGLVGFELLQSAFGVSETSATAQILTARLLYAIPLVLWVLVVLRGLRLGGGLRASWHDLQALRTLLSPVNTPEFIAEVQNLSTRMGIRRSVRLFSAPMSFSPFTFGILNPVLVLPSALLPPSHARTVAIHHELVHIRRMDVLWRFLEECLLLVTGWHPLAHHYHHEILFAREATCDAEVLSGSEVSRQTYAQLLYKLLASESERTNPLLSAMASPQFHQLKRRVQTMKKQTYSYRRFHLWWSLLLLVFATGLTAATGFFDRPIMMIKPDNTLMASRDTVKTLIVERKTKTIQTISVHPKNTKPIRVTFTDKTFLDMTSDEALAKGIMLPPPPPPPSAKWVERKLDHNTTNLEDYKPQLNTMPGQDGVWTFVEVQPQFPGGPAGLNAYLSGNLKYPELAQRTGIEGDVFIQFVVNDEGRIVDASVVRSIGGGCDEEALRLVKEMPHWTPGMHQGKPVKVRYTVKVRFKLA; from the coding sequence ATGGAAACCATCTTAGAAGCCCTACAAAACCTTGGGGCAAGGGTTTTTTTTGCCTTTTGGCTACCGATTGGCGTTTGGAGTGCCTTTGCTTGGATCATAGACCGTGCCCTTCTTCGGGTGCATGATCCGCACCACATCCTTGCGCTACGATTGGCGATTTTTTGGTCGTTACCGTTTGGCCTGATATGGGCCAATTGGGGCTGGTTGCCCATTTGGGAGGTAAAAGCCAGCTCGGGGCTGGTGGGGTTCGAACTGCTACAAAGCGCGTTTGGGGTATCGGAAACATCCGCAACTGCCCAGATACTCACAGCGCGGCTGTTGTACGCGATTCCATTGGTACTATGGGTTTTGGTGGTTTTGCGTGGCTTAAGGCTTGGAGGGGGGCTCAGGGCTTCGTGGCACGATTTGCAGGCGCTCCGCACCCTACTTTCTCCAGTAAACACTCCCGAATTCATTGCCGAGGTACAAAATCTGAGTACTCGAATGGGTATCCGCCGTAGTGTCCGACTGTTTTCGGCCCCAATGTCCTTTTCCCCATTCACTTTTGGCATCTTAAATCCTGTTTTGGTATTACCGTCGGCACTTTTGCCGCCCAGCCATGCCCGCACCGTGGCCATCCACCACGAATTGGTACATATCCGCCGGATGGATGTATTATGGCGTTTTTTGGAGGAGTGTCTTTTGTTGGTAACGGGTTGGCATCCATTGGCCCATCATTATCACCATGAAATTTTGTTTGCCCGCGAGGCAACCTGTGATGCCGAAGTTTTATCTGGGTCGGAAGTATCTCGGCAGACTTATGCCCAATTATTATACAAATTGCTTGCAAGCGAATCCGAGCGAACGAATCCATTGCTTTCCGCAATGGCCTCGCCGCAATTTCATCAACTCAAAAGAAGGGTTCAAACCATGAAAAAACAAACCTATTCATACCGAAGATTTCATCTTTGGTGGAGCCTGCTGCTACTGGTCTTCGCCACCGGGCTCACTGCCGCAACCGGTTTTTTTGACCGTCCTATAATGATGATCAAACCGGATAACACACTTATGGCCTCGCGCGACACAGTGAAGACCTTGATCGTAGAGCGAAAAACAAAAACCATTCAAACAATAAGTGTCCATCCGAAAAACACCAAACCAATCCGAGTGACGTTTACAGACAAAACTTTTTTGGACATGACCTCGGACGAAGCACTGGCGAAAGGTATTATGCTCCCACCGCCGCCGCCGCCGCCAAGTGCGAAATGGGTAGAAAGGAAATTGGATCACAATACTACCAATCTGGAAGACTACAAGCCGCAATTAAATACCATGCCAGGCCAAGATGGTGTATGGACGTTTGTGGAGGTACAGCCCCAGTTTCCGGGTGGGCCTGCTGGTCTAAATGCTTACCTGTCTGGAAACCTAAAGTATCCTGAGTTGGCACAACGCACAGGTATCGAGGGCGATGTTTTTATTCAATTTGTGGTGAACGATGAGGGGCGGATTGTGGACGCAAGCGTGGTGCGGAGTATTGGTGGAGGCTGCGACGAAGAAGCACTCCGTTTGGTGAAAGAAATGCCCCACTGGACACCAGGAATGCACCAAGGCAAACCCGTAAAAGTGCGATATACGGTGAAAGTGCGTTTCAAATTGGCTTAA
- a CDS encoding TonB family protein: protein MNGYLLKHITYPHKAHEEGIQDTVFIQFTINKNGSITDTEVVKGIGGGCDEEGIRLVKAMPK from the coding sequence TTGAACGGTTACCTTCTAAAACACATCACGTATCCCCATAAGGCGCACGAGGAAGGAATTCAAGATACTGTTTTTATTCAATTTACTATTAATAAAAATGGCTCTATTACAGATACAGAGGTAGTGAAAGGTATTGGTGGAGGATGCGACGAAGAGGGGATTAGGTTGGTAAAAGCCATGCCTAAATGA
- a CDS encoding calcineurin-like phosphoesterase C-terminal domain-containing protein, translating to MNRRRFLKQSSAWAIPALAIPEWIISDPYRPLPMNFSPYMPVRIRGAVQSNGKGIPHVAVTDGVSVVVTDAKGVFTLVSAANRPFVYISIPAGYKIPRNATGTARFYQAIQPDKKGEMTALFVLQPEEVPQENHRFLALGDVQTQNKYETARFLDETVPDIQQTLRAGTAAFGVSVGDIMFDDLSLYPDYEAGVQKTGIPFFQVMGNHDLDFDGFTDESSTRTFTRHFGPTYYSFNRGAVHYVVLEDVMWVKSGYLGYIHQEQLTWLEQDLALVEKGRPVVLFWHIPGLSTQYARDGESRPNIANCVTNREAIYRLLKPYQTHVISGHTHEHEHVYEGGVHEHILATVCGAWWSGDICSDGTPNGYAVFEVNGESVSWRYKATGQADDHQLRLYKTGSEPKAPDEFVANVWDWNPDWQVAWYEDGIRKGRMSRRLGYDPLAVEQMLGNQKPSRRTWAEPNRTHHLFYAPDPAKGVQVIVEAIDPFGRTYRSTL from the coding sequence ATGAACCGGAGACGCTTCCTTAAACAAAGTAGTGCATGGGCTATTCCGGCGCTTGCCATTCCAGAGTGGATCATTTCCGATCCGTATCGGCCACTTCCGATGAATTTCTCTCCTTATATGCCTGTTCGGATTCGTGGGGCGGTGCAAAGTAATGGCAAAGGCATTCCACATGTGGCTGTGACGGATGGGGTATCGGTGGTGGTTACCGATGCGAAAGGGGTCTTCACTTTAGTTTCTGCCGCTAATCGGCCCTTTGTCTATATCAGCATTCCAGCGGGATATAAAATTCCCCGAAATGCAACGGGAACTGCACGGTTTTATCAGGCTATTCAACCAGATAAGAAAGGGGAGATGACGGCCCTTTTTGTATTACAACCGGAAGAGGTCCCGCAGGAGAACCACCGTTTTTTGGCATTGGGCGATGTTCAGACCCAAAATAAATATGAAACGGCACGCTTTCTGGACGAGACTGTGCCCGACATTCAACAAACACTCCGTGCCGGAACGGCTGCTTTTGGTGTTTCGGTAGGAGACATCATGTTTGACGATCTATCGCTATATCCAGATTATGAAGCAGGCGTTCAAAAAACAGGGATTCCTTTTTTCCAAGTGATGGGTAACCACGATTTAGATTTTGATGGATTCACAGACGAGTCCTCTACCCGTACATTTACCCGTCATTTTGGACCCACATATTATTCTTTTAACCGGGGTGCGGTGCATTATGTGGTTTTGGAAGATGTGATGTGGGTAAAAAGCGGTTATTTGGGCTACATCCATCAAGAGCAATTAACTTGGCTAGAACAAGACTTGGCTTTGGTAGAAAAAGGTCGTCCGGTGGTTCTTTTTTGGCATATTCCGGGCCTTTCTACACAATATGCCCGCGACGGCGAGTCTCGGCCTAATATTGCCAACTGCGTGACCAACCGTGAAGCCATTTACCGCCTGCTCAAACCCTATCAAACACATGTCATTTCTGGGCATACCCACGAACATGAACATGTTTATGAAGGGGGAGTACATGAACATATTCTCGCGACGGTCTGTGGTGCATGGTGGAGCGGTGATATTTGTTCGGATGGCACCCCCAATGGCTATGCGGTCTTCGAGGTCAATGGCGAGTCCGTTTCTTGGCGATACAAAGCTACCGGACAAGCAGATGACCATCAGCTACGGCTATACAAAACGGGAAGTGAACCCAAAGCCCCAGACGAGTTTGTGGCCAATGTCTGGGATTGGAATCCAGATTGGCAGGTCGCTTGGTACGAAGATGGTATCCGAAAGGGCCGGATGTCGCGTCGTCTCGGGTATGACCCTTTGGCGGTTGAGCAAATGCTGGGCAATCAAAAACCATCTCGGCGGACGTGGGCGGAACCCAACCGGACACACCATTTATTTTATGCGCCTGATCCGGCAAAAGGGGTTCAAGTTATCGTTGAAGCCATTGATCCGTTTGGTCGCACGTATCGTTCAACCCTTTGA
- a CDS encoding T9SS type A sorting domain-containing protein, with protein MKKWMLLWILPAFILIAAYPNGPAKEGAQTTSAPLPGGNTEYSCNNCHAQGANYGVQAVIELFESGTSNLVTEYVPGTAYDVKMSASTTTNPAGFGFQMTAIRNDNLESAGQFSLPMNAARIIALNNRIYVEHTQRLANSVKTYATKWQAPQIGTGTVTFYGNVLAVNGNGGTNGDMTAKATLVLREKSLTPTERETSADVFALQVFPNPVAANVQILSVRPVALRVFDLNGRQVFASTQTQLAEINTQNWPRGYYLIRAEDGLHTTIKPFIKN; from the coding sequence ATGAAAAAATGGATGCTACTTTGGATTTTACCCGCCTTTATACTAATCGCGGCCTACCCCAACGGGCCTGCCAAAGAAGGTGCACAAACAACCAGTGCGCCCTTGCCCGGAGGCAATACCGAATATTCTTGTAACAACTGCCATGCTCAAGGGGCAAATTATGGTGTGCAGGCGGTTATTGAGCTTTTTGAAAGCGGGACTTCTAATCTTGTTACCGAGTATGTACCCGGAACGGCTTATGACGTGAAGATGTCAGCAAGCACCACCACAAACCCTGCTGGATTTGGCTTCCAAATGACAGCCATTAGAAACGACAATTTGGAAAGTGCCGGACAATTTTCTTTGCCGATGAATGCCGCCAGAATAATTGCGCTAAATAACCGGATCTATGTGGAACACACACAAAGACTTGCGAATAGCGTAAAAACATATGCTACCAAATGGCAGGCTCCGCAAATAGGGACCGGAACCGTTACCTTTTATGGCAACGTCCTTGCTGTCAATGGTAATGGGGGAACCAATGGGGATATGACGGCAAAAGCAACTTTAGTGCTAAGGGAAAAATCATTGACGCCCACGGAAAGAGAGACGTCGGCAGACGTATTTGCGCTTCAGGTCTTCCCCAATCCGGTTGCCGCGAACGTGCAGATTTTGAGTGTCCGCCCTGTAGCCCTGCGGGTATTTGACCTTAACGGACGGCAAGTATTTGCTTCAACACAAACCCAATTGGCCGAAATCAACACCCAAAACTGGCCACGTGGCTACTATCTGATTCGTGCTGAAGATGGCCTACATACCACCATCAAACCATTTATAAAGAATTAA
- a CDS encoding Rieske (2Fe-2S) protein has translation MTKSSQTRRTFLKDSCSVLVAFGLAAYGINVAGCDTTEEPTDGITISGKTMNIDLSIVSALNADKGFLMSSSAKAIVINDGGTFRAFSNVCPHEGNPVTSFDGSQIRCVHHGWTFSTTGTKTGVAQKNLTTLAITKSGNILTVTLL, from the coding sequence ATGACCAAATCATCTCAAACCCGACGCACCTTTTTAAAGGATTCTTGCAGTGTACTGGTGGCCTTTGGGCTTGCAGCCTATGGCATCAACGTGGCTGGCTGCGATACCACTGAGGAACCCACAGACGGGATTACCATCAGCGGAAAAACCATGAACATAGACCTATCCATTGTATCTGCATTGAATGCCGATAAAGGCTTTCTGATGTCGAGCAGTGCCAAAGCAATTGTCATCAATGATGGTGGAACCTTCCGGGCATTTTCCAATGTTTGTCCGCATGAAGGAAACCCTGTAACCAGTTTCGATGGTAGCCAAATTCGTTGTGTCCATCATGGTTGGACATTCTCCACCACCGGAACAAAAACCGGAGTCGCGCAAAAAAACCTTACCACGCTCGCAATTACCAAAAGCGGCAATATTTTGACCGTCACGCTCTTATGA